In one window of Bacteroidales bacterium DNA:
- a CDS encoding ATP-grasp domain-containing protein, translated as MKRKINIAVTGLNAIDSPGPGVPVIRGLLEAKSFDAHVIGLAYESLEPGVYMNNHAHRSYLIPYPTDGIDALRDRLLYIHSKEMIDVIIPNFDAELFSFMKLEPELRQAGIHMCLPTFDQFEERQKVNLTDFGKKYNIPVPEGIAVSSVRELEKTCKDLKYPVMVKGRYYEAFAAYNFEQAKGYFAKISSKWGLPIVVQQFVRGTELNVIGLGDGQGNTLAAVAMRKQYITDKGKAWAGITINDPALIQMTRHFITSTHWRGAFELEIMKSEDGKYYLMEINPRIPAWVYLAIATGQNIPESIVNLAMGNEVKAFDTYEVGKMFIRYSYDMIVDRSNFEKFSVFGELTP; from the coding sequence ATGAAAAGGAAAATTAATATAGCTGTCACAGGGCTTAATGCCATTGATAGTCCGGGGCCGGGTGTACCTGTAATACGGGGTTTGCTTGAGGCTAAATCCTTTGATGCCCATGTTATCGGGCTTGCTTATGAATCATTGGAGCCCGGAGTTTATATGAACAACCATGCCCATCGTTCTTACCTTATTCCCTACCCCACTGATGGCATTGATGCATTGCGGGACCGGCTCCTGTATATTCACAGCAAAGAGATGATTGATGTGATTATCCCGAATTTTGATGCAGAGCTTTTCTCCTTTATGAAACTGGAACCTGAACTCAGGCAGGCAGGGATTCATATGTGCCTCCCGACTTTTGACCAGTTTGAAGAGCGGCAAAAGGTCAATCTCACCGATTTTGGTAAGAAATACAATATCCCTGTACCTGAAGGTATTGCTGTTTCTTCTGTCAGGGAACTCGAAAAAACCTGTAAAGACCTAAAATACCCTGTTATGGTCAAGGGCAGGTATTATGAAGCATTCGCTGCCTACAATTTTGAACAGGCAAAGGGGTATTTCGCTAAGATCAGCTCAAAATGGGGACTTCCCATCGTGGTACAACAGTTTGTAAGAGGTACAGAACTGAATGTAATTGGCCTGGGTGACGGACAAGGAAACACCCTGGCTGCTGTCGCCATGCGCAAACAGTACATCACGGATAAAGGAAAAGCATGGGCCGGAATTACCATCAATGATCCTGCCTTGATTCAGATGACCCGCCATTTCATCACTTCCACACATTGGAGAGGGGCTTTTGAACTTGAGATTATGAAATCAGAAGATGGGAAATACTACCTGATGGAGATAAATCCCAGGATCCCGGCATGGGTTTACCTGGCCATTGCAACCGGACAAAATATCCCGGAATCAATTGTTAACCTGGCGATGGGAAATGAAGTAAAAGCCTTCGATACCTATGAAGTGGGGAAAATGTTTATCCGATACTCCTATGATATGATTGTCGACCGATCCAACTTTGAAAAATTCTCAGTGTTCGGTGAGTTGACTCCATGA
- a CDS encoding PqqD family protein, translating into MKNALLKEIALSEAGLIFNPVTGESFTVNPIGISILNLLKQGKDLDTICQLLLEEYNVEAAIVERDVMDFISLLKQFQLTGQDEKEN; encoded by the coding sequence ATGAAAAACGCTCTTTTAAAAGAAATCGCACTCAGTGAAGCCGGGCTGATTTTTAACCCGGTAACCGGTGAATCCTTCACGGTAAACCCTATTGGAATCAGTATACTAAACCTCCTGAAACAAGGAAAGGATCTGGATACGATCTGCCAGTTGCTGCTGGAAGAGTATAATGTTGAAGCTGCCATCGTTGAACGCGATGTGATGGATTTCATCAGTCTGTTGAAACAATTTCAATTAACCGGGCAGGATGAAAAGGAAAATTAA
- a CDS encoding diaminopimelate decarboxylase has product MTKKAYERPLIKKLETGMPGKFGLRNDLAPTTHIDEVAVKDLMEKFGSPLFVMSERTIVQTLNKAKRAFNTRYPRVQFAWSYKTNYMDAICRIFHREGAWAEVVSGFEYEKALRNGVDGKKIIFNGPEKSRPDLEKAIRNDSLIHIDHLDELYELVEIAGELNVKPRVAIRINMDTGIYPQWDRFGFNLENGQAWDAINKIMHSGKMELVGLHCHIGTFILSPGAYGIAATKLSQLAVDIRTKYNVTVKYLDLGGGFASKNTLKGSYLPGPDINPGFDDYAEAIATSLHNSGFETHELPLLILETGRALIDEAGYLLTTVLGNKRLASGGRSTIIDAGVNLLFTSFWYDHKVAPAQSFSLYREETLICGPLCMNIDVIRNAISLPLLNKGDRLVIFNTGAYNMTQWMQFITMRPAIVLIRTNGEVHQIRRKEEIETLTNSEIVPEFLL; this is encoded by the coding sequence ATGACTAAAAAAGCTTATGAACGCCCGTTGATAAAGAAACTGGAAACGGGTATGCCGGGAAAATTCGGCTTACGAAATGACCTGGCACCTACTACCCATATCGATGAGGTAGCCGTGAAGGACTTAATGGAAAAATTCGGTTCCCCTCTTTTTGTAATGAGTGAACGAACCATTGTCCAAACGCTGAATAAGGCTAAAAGGGCCTTTAATACCCGTTATCCCAGGGTGCAGTTTGCCTGGTCATATAAAACCAATTACATGGATGCCATATGCAGGATTTTCCACCGGGAAGGTGCCTGGGCAGAGGTAGTTTCAGGTTTTGAATATGAGAAAGCATTAAGGAATGGTGTGGATGGGAAGAAAATCATTTTCAACGGACCTGAAAAATCAAGGCCTGACCTGGAAAAAGCCATTCGCAATGATTCTCTGATCCACATCGATCACCTGGATGAATTGTATGAACTGGTAGAAATAGCCGGCGAATTGAATGTGAAACCCAGGGTAGCTATCCGAATTAACATGGATACAGGGATTTATCCCCAGTGGGACCGGTTTGGCTTCAATCTCGAAAATGGACAGGCCTGGGATGCCATTAATAAGATCATGCATTCCGGTAAAATGGAGCTGGTGGGCTTACATTGCCATATCGGAACTTTTATCCTTAGTCCGGGAGCTTACGGAATCGCAGCAACCAAACTGTCGCAACTGGCGGTGGATATCAGGACAAAATATAATGTTACCGTAAAGTACCTCGACCTGGGAGGAGGGTTTGCCTCAAAAAATACCCTGAAAGGTTCTTATCTGCCCGGGCCTGATATCAATCCGGGATTTGATGACTATGCCGAAGCCATTGCTACAAGTCTGCATAACTCCGGCTTTGAAACGCATGAACTTCCTTTGCTGATCCTGGAAACAGGCAGGGCATTGATTGATGAAGCCGGTTACCTGCTCACCACGGTATTAGGCAATAAACGCCTGGCTTCCGGAGGCCGCTCAACCATCATTGATGCCGGAGTAAACCTGCTATTCACCTCTTTCTGGTACGACCATAAAGTTGCACCGGCTCAATCATTTTCACTTTACAGGGAAGAAACCCTCATTTGTGGTCCTCTATGTATGAATATTGATGTGATCAGGAATGCCATAAGTCTGCCTCTTTTAAACAAAGGTGATCGTTTAGTGATTTTCAATACCGGGGCTTATAATATGACCCAGTGGATGCAATTCATCACCATGCGCCCGGCTATTGTTCTCATCCGAACCAATGGAGAAGTCCACCAGATCAGGAGAAAAGAGGAGATCGAAACCCTGACAAATTCCGAAATTGTTCCCGAGTTTCTCTTGTAG